In Salminus brasiliensis chromosome 24, fSalBra1.hap2, whole genome shotgun sequence, one genomic interval encodes:
- the LOC140546543 gene encoding uncharacterized protein, whose amino-acid sequence MDIQQASTDSIQADTFHIQMQEYTGKKRIHHCSECGKRFIQKIHLQQHQLIHTGDKPYQCSDCGKSFTRLSNFQRHQRTHTGEKPYYCSQCGKDFGQLHTLQIHRRIHTGEKPYQCSECGISFIQLRSLQIHQHIHTGKKPHQCSECGKSYIDKQSLQRHQRIHTGEKPYQCSECGKSFIDKQSFQRHQHIHAGKKPYQCSECGKSFTDKWDFQTHQRIHTGEKPHQCSECGKSFSDKRNLQAHQRIHTGEKPYYCSECGMNFTKQSNFQTHQRIHTGERPYHCSECGKRFRQLRALQIHHRIHTGEKPYQCSECGKSFIQLRSLQIHQHIHTGKKPHQCSECGKSFIDKQSLQRHQRIHTGEKPYQCSDCGKSFFDKCNLQVHQRIHTGEKPFNCSECEKSFNDKRNLQAHQRIHTGEKPFYCSECGMNFTRRSNFQRHQRVHTGEKP is encoded by the coding sequence ATGGATATTCAGCAAGCGTCAACTGATTCTATCCAAGCTGACACATTTCACATACAAATGCAGGAATACACAGGCAAAAAGAGAATTCACCACTGCTCTGAGTGTGGAAAGAGATTTATTCAAAAGATTCATCTCCAACAACACCAGCTTATTCACACAGGCGATAAACCCTAtcagtgctcagactgtggaaagagttttactAGATTGAGTAATTTCCAAAGACACCAGCGcactcacacaggagagaaaccttATTATTGTTCACAATGTGGGAAAGATTTTGGACAGCTACACACTCTCCAAATACACCgccgcattcacacaggagagaaaccgtatcagtgctcagagtgtggaatAAGTTTTATTCAGCTGCGTAGTCTCCAAATACACCAGCACATTCACACAGGAAAGAAACCGCAtcagtgctcagagtgtggaaagagttATATTGACAAGCAAAGTCTACAaagacaccagcgcattcacacaggagagaaaccgtaccagtgctctgagtgtgggaagagttttattGACAAGCAAAGTTTCCAAAGACATCAGCATATTCACGCGGGAAAGAAACCGTAtcagtgctcagagtgtggaaagagttttacagaCAAATGGGATTTtcaaacacaccagcgcattcacacaggagaaaaaccacatcagtgctcagagtgtggaaagagtttcTCTGACAAGCGTAATCTCCaagcacaccagcgcattcacacaggagaaaaaccGTATTACTGTTCAGAGTGCGGAATGAATTTTACTAAACAGAGTAATTTccaaacacaccagcgcattcacacaggtgAGAGACCTTATCATTGTTCAGAATGTGGGAAACGTTTTCGTCAGCTACGTGCTCTCCAAATACACCACCGCATTCACACAGGGGAGAAACCGTAtcagtgctcagagtgtggaaagagttttattCAGCTGCGTAGTCTCCAAATACACCAGCACATTCACACAGGAAAGAAACCACAtcagtgctcagagtgtggaaagagttttattGACAAGCAAAGTCTACAaagacaccagcgcattcacacaggagagaaaccgtaccAGTGCTcggactgtgggaagagttttttTGACAAGTGTAATCTCCAAGttcaccagcgcattcacacaggagagaaaccttTTAACTGTTCAGAGTGTGAAAAGAGTTTTAATGACAAGCGTAATCTCCAggcacaccagcgcattcacactggagagaaaccatttTACTGTTCAGAGTGTGGGATGAATTTTACAAGACGGAGTAATTTTCAAAGACACCAGCGCGTTCATACAGGAGAGAAACCTTAA
- the LOC140546544 gene encoding uncharacterized protein — translation MSSGSLHTDTTHRLMQQNTVKERAHHCSECGKSFNRKSHLQEHQRIHTGEKPYQCSDCGKCFTQKINLQTHQRIHTGQKPYVCLDCGNSFTHQINLQIHKRIHTGEKPHCCSECEKSFRDLGNLRRHQRIHAVEKPYHCSECGMSFTRQSSLQVHQRIHTGEKPYQCSDCGKNFIDRRSLKAHQYVHTGAKPYQCLECGSGFINMRNLQQHQRVHTGEKPYQCSDCGKRFIDRRGLKAHQYFHSGEKPHQCPECGKGFTRSRCLKAHQYIHMGEKPYNCSKCGTRFTSKHKLQVHQLLHTGDKPFHCSECGGSFTRWSTLQVHQRIHTGDKPFYCLECGKRFRHHGAFKKHQHIHTLKDGITE, via the coding sequence ATGTCATCTGGTTCTCTCCACACTGACACGACTCACAGACTAATGCAGCAGAACACAGTCAAAGAGAGAGCTCACCACTGCTCtgagtgtggaaagagttttaatcGAAAGAGTCATCTCCAagaacaccagcgcattcacacaggagagaaaccatatcagtgctcagactgtggaaaaTGTTTTACTCAAAAGATTAATCTccaaacacaccagcgcattcacacaggccaGAAACCGTATGTGTGCTTGGACTGTGGAAACAGTTTCACACATCAAATAAATCTTCAAATACACAAGCGCATTcatacaggagagaaaccgcATTGTTGTTCAGAGTGTGAAAAGAGTTTTCGTGATCTCGGTAATCTCAGAAGACACCAGCGCATACATGCAGTTGAGAAACCGTATCATTGTTCAGAATGTGGGATGAGTTTTACTAGACAGAGTAGTCTCCAAGTacatcagcgcattcacacaggagagaaaccgtatcagtgCTCCGATTGTGGAAAGAATTTTATTGACAGACGTAGCCTCAAAGCACACCAGTATGTTCACACAGGGGCGAAACCTTATCAGTGCTTAGAGTGCGGAAGTGGTTTTATTAACATGCGGAATCTCCAGCAGCACCAGCgcgttcacacaggagagaaaccatatcagtGCTCAGATTGTGGAAAGAGGTTTATTGACAGGCGTGGTCTCAAAGCACACCAGTACTTTCACTCAGGAGAGAAACCGCATCAGTGCCCAGAGTGTGGAAAGGGTTTTACTCGCAGCCGTTGTCTCAAAGCACATCAGTACATTCACATGGGCGAGAAACCATATAACTGTTCAAAGTGTGGAACACGTTTTACTAGTAAGCATAAACTCCAAGTACACCAGCTCCTTCACACAGGAGACAAACCATTTCACTGTTCAGAGTGTGGAGGAAGTTTTACTAGATGGAGTACTCTCCAagtacaccagcgcattcacacaggagacaAACCCTTTTACTGTTTAGAGTGTGGGAAAAGGTTTAGACATCATGGGGCTTTCAAAAAACAccagcacattcacacactgaaaGATGGCATAACTGAGTAG